Proteins from one Panicum virgatum strain AP13 chromosome 7K, P.virgatum_v5, whole genome shotgun sequence genomic window:
- the LOC120641564 gene encoding expansin-A10, whose amino-acid sequence MAPPLLLVLLLLPALAAGHQHPSSFGSSALSEWRSAKASYYAADPEDAIGGACGFGDLGKHGYGMATVGLSTALFERGAACGGCYEVKCVEDLKYCLPGTSIVVTATNFCAPNYGLPADAGGHCNPPNHHFLLPIQAFEKIALWKAGVMPIQYRRVKCLREGGVRFSVNGRHFFFTVLISNVGGAGDVRSVKIKGTESGWLSMGRNWGQVWHINCDMRGQPLSFELSSSDGKTLTSFNVVPKDWEYGKTYTGKQFLL is encoded by the exons ATGGCTCCGCCGCTActgctcgtcctcctcctcctcccggcccTAGCCGCCGGCCACCAGCACCCGTCCTCCTTCGGCTCCTCCGCCCTCTCCGAGTGGCGCTCCGCCAAGGCCTCCTACTAcgccgccgaccccgaggacgccATCG GTGGAGCGTGCGGGTTCGGGGATCTGGGCAAGCACGGGTACGGGATGGCGACGGTGGGGCTGAGCACGGCGCTGTtcgagcgcggcgcggcgtgcggcggctgcTACGAGGTCAAGTGCGTCGAGGATCTCAAATATTGTCTCCCCGGCACCTCCATCGTCGTCACGGCCACCAACTTCTGCGCCCCCAACTACGGCCtccccgccgacgccggcggccaCTGCAACCCGCCCAACCACCACTTCCTCCTCCCCATCCAGGCGTTCGAGAAGATTGCCCTCTGGAAGGCCGGCGTCATGCCCATCCAATACCGCCG TGTTAAGTGCCTCCGTGAAGGTGGTGTCAGGTTCTCTGTCAATGGTCGACACTTCTTCTTCACAGTGCTAATCAGCAACGTTGGTGGTGCGGGTGATGTGAGATCGGTGAAGATCAAAGGAACAGAGTCAGGATGGCTCTCGATGGGCCGCAACTGGGGTCAGGTGTGGCACATCAACTGTGACATGAGGGGCCAGCCCCTGTCCTTCGAGCTCAGCTCAAGCGATGGCAAGACGCTGACCAGTTTCAATGTCGTGCCCAAGGATTGGGAATATGGAAAAACATACACCGGGAAACAGTTTCTGCTGTAG
- the LOC120641565 gene encoding histone H4: MSGRGKGGKGLGKGGAKRHRKVLRDNIQGITKPAIRRLARRGGVKRISGLIYEETRGVLKIFLENVIRDAVTYTEHARRKTVTAMDVVYALKRQGRTLYGFGG; the protein is encoded by the coding sequence ATGTCGGGGCGCGGCAAGGGCGGCAAGGGGCTGGGCAAGGGCGGCGCCAAGCGCCACCGCAAGGTGCTCCGCGACAACATCCAGGGCATCACCAAGCCGGCCATCCGGAGGCTGGCCAGGAGGGGCGGCGTCAAGCGCATCTCCGGGCTCATCTACGAGGAGACCCGCGGCGTGCTCAAGATCTTCCTCGAGAACGTCATCCGCGACGCCGTCACCTACACCGAGCACGCCCGCCGCAAGACCGTCACCGCCATGGACGTCGTCTACGCGCTCAAGCGCCAGGGCCGCACCCTCTACGGCTTCGGCGGCTAG